Proteins co-encoded in one Cytobacillus sp. NJ13 genomic window:
- the nagE gene encoding N-acetylglucosamine-specific PTS transporter subunit IIBC — MLGFLQKIGKSLMLPIAVMPAAALLLRLGQDDLLGIPFISAAGNAVFGHLALLFAIGIAIGFSKDGSGAAALAGAVGYFVLAEGAAAINETVNMGVFGGIISGIIAGLLYNKYHDIRLPEWLGFFGGKRFVPIITSLVMIVIAFLFGYVWPPVQAGINGVGDWIIGAGAAGVGVFGFLNRLLIPVGLHHILNTLVWFEFGEFTNAAGDVIKGDLWRFLAKDPSAGIFMTGFFPIMMFGLPGAAFAMVAAAKKERRKAVAGAMAGLAFTSFLTGITEPIEFLFMFLSPVLYFIHAILTGLAMSISYALDIHHGFGFSAGALDYILNFGIAQKPVLLAGIGLLYGLLYFVVFYFLIKKLDLKTPGREDEIEGEFEGSSAIKGNYAKAADAYLEALGGRENLEEIDNCVTRLRLKVNDMSLVDEGQLKQLGAKGVIKLSKTSLQVIVGTDVEFLANELKKK, encoded by the coding sequence ATGTTGGGGTTTTTACAAAAGATTGGCAAGTCTTTAATGCTGCCGATTGCAGTCATGCCTGCTGCTGCACTTTTGCTTAGGCTGGGACAGGATGACCTTTTAGGCATTCCGTTTATATCTGCAGCCGGGAATGCTGTTTTTGGACATTTGGCTCTCTTGTTTGCCATCGGGATTGCCATCGGTTTTTCTAAGGATGGAAGCGGGGCAGCTGCCCTCGCCGGTGCAGTGGGTTATTTTGTGCTGGCTGAAGGTGCCGCGGCGATAAACGAAACGGTCAATATGGGTGTTTTTGGGGGAATCATTTCCGGTATTATTGCAGGGCTATTATACAATAAATATCATGATATTAGGCTGCCGGAATGGCTTGGTTTCTTTGGAGGAAAACGGTTTGTGCCGATTATCACATCACTTGTTATGATTGTCATTGCATTTTTGTTCGGGTATGTGTGGCCTCCTGTTCAGGCAGGCATTAACGGTGTGGGCGATTGGATTATTGGTGCAGGTGCCGCAGGTGTTGGAGTCTTCGGATTCCTCAACCGATTATTAATTCCGGTTGGGCTCCATCATATTTTAAACACGCTTGTCTGGTTTGAGTTTGGTGAGTTTACTAATGCAGCCGGGGATGTCATTAAAGGAGACTTATGGCGTTTCCTTGCAAAAGATCCATCTGCAGGAATATTCATGACAGGATTTTTCCCGATCATGATGTTTGGTCTGCCGGGTGCTGCTTTTGCCATGGTTGCAGCTGCTAAAAAGGAAAGAAGGAAAGCGGTGGCAGGGGCGATGGCAGGTCTCGCATTTACTTCCTTCCTGACCGGTATAACAGAGCCGATTGAATTCTTATTTATGTTCTTATCACCGGTACTATATTTTATTCATGCTATTTTAACAGGTTTGGCTATGTCCATCTCCTATGCCCTGGATATTCACCATGGTTTCGGGTTCTCAGCAGGCGCCCTGGATTATATTCTAAACTTCGGCATTGCCCAGAAGCCAGTGCTGCTTGCGGGAATAGGTCTCCTTTATGGTCTTCTGTATTTTGTGGTTTTCTATTTCCTAATCAAGAAACTGGATTTAAAAACGCCGGGAAGGGAAGATGAAATTGAAGGTGAATTTGAAGGGAGTTCCGCTATAAAAGGCAACTATGCTAAAGCTGCAGATGCTTATCTGGAGGCTTTGGGCGGCAGAGAAAATCTCGAAGAAATCGATAACTGCGTGACCCGCCTGAGATTAAAGGTGAACGATATGTCTCTTGTCGATGAAGGGCAATTAAAACAGCTGGGGGCAAAAGGGGTAATAAAGCTCAGCAAAACCAGTCTGCAGGTTATTGTTGGAACGGATGTAGAATTTCTGGCAAATGAATTGAAAAAGAAGTAA